From the Streptomyces sp. Tu 2975 genome, one window contains:
- a CDS encoding STAS domain-containing protein, with amino-acid sequence MHIRGDHAELVVGGRLDVRSAADARTVLHSAVDDGAGDLVLDLTHLDSWDATGLGVIMGAHRRAGRCGRRLVLRGVPPQMQRLLVATRLHRILAIEGGLAAESLPRV; translated from the coding sequence ATGCACATCAGGGGCGACCACGCCGAGCTGGTCGTCGGGGGCCGCCTCGACGTCCGCAGCGCGGCGGACGCCCGTACGGTCCTGCACTCGGCCGTCGACGACGGAGCCGGCGACCTGGTGCTCGACCTGACCCACCTGGATTCCTGGGACGCCACCGGGCTCGGGGTCATCATGGGGGCGCACCGGCGGGCCGGCAGATGCGGCCGCAGGCTGGTGCTCCGTGGTGTGCCGCCGCAGATGCAGCGACTGCTCGTGGCGACACGGCTGCACCGCATTCTCGCGATCGAGGGCGGCCTCGCTGCGGAATCGCTTCCGCGGGTGTGA
- a CDS encoding 3-hydroxyacyl-CoA dehydrogenase family protein gives MARKLAVIGAGLMGSGIAQVSAQAGWDVVLRDVTDEALTRGRDGIKASYDKFVSKGKLEAADADAALARITTTTDLDAVADADIVVEAVFEKLEVKHEIFRALDKLVRDDAVLASNTSAIPITKIAAVTERPERVVGAHFFSPVPMMQLCELVRGYKTSDETLATTREFAESVGKTCIVVNRDVAGFVTTRLISALVVEAAKLYESGVASAEDIDIACKLGFGHAMGPLATADLTGVDILLHATSNIYTESQDEKFAPPELMRRMVDAGDIGRKSGQGFYKH, from the coding sequence GTGGCCAGGAAGCTCGCCGTCATCGGTGCCGGACTCATGGGTTCCGGAATCGCGCAGGTCTCTGCCCAGGCAGGCTGGGACGTCGTTCTGCGTGACGTCACCGACGAGGCACTGACCCGCGGCAGGGACGGCATCAAGGCGTCGTACGACAAGTTCGTCTCCAAGGGCAAGCTCGAAGCGGCCGACGCCGACGCGGCGTTGGCGCGGATCACGACCACCACCGACCTCGACGCCGTCGCCGACGCGGACATCGTCGTCGAGGCGGTGTTCGAGAAGCTCGAGGTCAAGCACGAGATCTTCCGCGCCCTCGACAAGCTCGTACGGGACGACGCGGTCCTCGCCTCCAACACCTCCGCCATCCCGATCACCAAGATCGCGGCAGTGACGGAACGCCCGGAGCGCGTCGTCGGCGCCCACTTCTTCTCGCCGGTCCCGATGATGCAGCTGTGCGAGCTGGTGCGCGGCTACAAGACGAGCGACGAAACCCTCGCCACCACGCGCGAGTTCGCCGAGTCGGTCGGCAAGACCTGCATCGTCGTCAACCGCGACGTCGCCGGCTTCGTCACCACCCGCCTCATCTCGGCACTCGTCGTCGAGGCCGCGAAGCTGTACGAATCGGGCGTGGCGAGCGCCGAGGACATCGACATCGCCTGCAAGCTCGGTTTCGGACACGCCATGGGGCCGCTCGCCACCGCCGACCTGACCGGCGTCGACATCCTGCTCCACGCGACGAGCAACATCTACACCGAGTCGCAGGACGAGAAGTTCGCGCCGCCGGAGCTGATGCGCCGGATGGTGGACGCCGGTGACATCGGCCGCAAGAGCGGGCAGGGCTTCTACAAGCACTGA
- a CDS encoding cob(I)yrinic acid a,c-diamide adenosyltransferase, producing the protein MVNLTRIYTRTGDQGTTALGDMSRTAKTDLRISAYADANEANAVIGTAVALGKLDEEVVKVLVRVQNDLFDVGADLSTPVVENPKYPPLRVEQSYIDKLEADCDRFLEQLEKLRSFILPGGTPGAALLHQACTVVRRAERSTWAAMEVHGETMNALTATYLNRLSDLLFILARVANKEVGDVLWVPGGER; encoded by the coding sequence ATGGTCAATCTGACGCGCATCTACACCCGCACCGGCGACCAGGGCACCACCGCCCTCGGCGACATGAGCCGCACCGCCAAGACCGATCTGCGCATCTCCGCGTACGCCGACGCCAACGAGGCCAACGCGGTCATCGGCACGGCCGTCGCCCTGGGGAAGCTGGACGAGGAGGTCGTGAAGGTCCTCGTCCGGGTGCAGAACGACCTCTTCGACGTGGGGGCGGACCTCTCCACGCCGGTCGTCGAGAATCCGAAGTACCCGCCGCTGCGGGTGGAGCAGTCGTACATCGACAAGCTGGAGGCGGACTGCGACCGCTTCCTCGAGCAGCTGGAGAAGCTGCGCAGCTTCATCCTTCCGGGCGGCACCCCGGGCGCAGCGCTGCTGCACCAGGCCTGCACGGTCGTACGGCGGGCGGAGCGCTCGACGTGGGCGGCGATGGAGGTGCACGGCGAGACGATGAACGCGCTGACGGCTACGTACCTCAACCGCCTCTCCGACCTCCTGTTCATTCTCGCCAGGGTGGCGAACAAGGAGGTCGGGGACGTGCTGTGGGTGCCGGGCGGAGAACGCTAA
- a CDS encoding histidine kinase, protein MTFPRPHRDDVLIAVVGLLGGLLLWSLGVHTNGPKAPLPSWVTLVPLVMISGLELLRRTMPRTALLTGTAAVLLDPFTPGSIVTLLMFADLAYAAVLYGTPGSARRIPVTTGLITIAVTIGFLAWLREPAALLIGMVTGLVSFGPATTGAIVRNHREAANAARLRAEQTALLAEMDRAQAIAAERARMARELHDMVANHLSAIAIHSTAALSLDDEATTRQAMTVIRENSVEGLAEMRRLIGLLRDSSGDVEPAAAPTLAGLDALVEQARTNGRQSGLSFVLRDDREQGSRLPAPVELAGYRIVQESLTNAIKHAEAGEVRVEVSGGAGDALRVTVTSPFGRRPGPRAPGSGAGLVGMEERVALLDGTFEAAPVEGPAGGPDKIWRVRAVLPVTDDKEPSA, encoded by the coding sequence GTGACCTTCCCCCGCCCTCACCGTGACGACGTGCTCATCGCGGTCGTCGGCCTGCTCGGTGGCCTGTTGCTGTGGTCGCTCGGAGTGCACACCAACGGGCCGAAGGCTCCGCTGCCGTCCTGGGTGACGCTGGTCCCCCTGGTGATGATCTCCGGATTGGAGCTGCTGCGGCGGACGATGCCGCGCACGGCCCTCCTCACGGGCACCGCCGCGGTCCTGCTCGACCCGTTCACGCCCGGCAGCATCGTGACGCTCCTGATGTTCGCGGACCTGGCGTACGCGGCCGTGCTCTACGGCACCCCCGGCTCCGCCCGGCGCATCCCGGTCACCACCGGGCTGATCACGATCGCGGTGACGATCGGTTTCCTGGCCTGGCTGCGGGAGCCCGCCGCGCTCCTGATCGGAATGGTCACCGGGCTCGTCTCGTTCGGTCCCGCCACCACCGGCGCGATCGTCCGAAACCACCGGGAGGCGGCGAACGCCGCCCGGCTGCGGGCCGAACAGACCGCGCTGCTCGCGGAGATGGACCGCGCACAGGCGATCGCGGCCGAGCGCGCCCGGATGGCCCGGGAGTTGCACGACATGGTCGCCAACCACCTCTCCGCGATCGCGATCCACTCCACGGCGGCCCTGTCGCTGGACGACGAGGCGACGACCAGGCAGGCGATGACCGTGATCCGCGAGAACAGCGTCGAGGGCCTGGCGGAGATGCGACGGCTGATCGGTCTGCTGCGCGACAGCAGCGGCGACGTGGAACCGGCCGCCGCGCCCACGCTGGCCGGACTCGACGCCCTGGTGGAGCAGGCGAGGACGAACGGCCGGCAGAGCGGGCTGAGCTTCGTGCTCCGTGACGACCGGGAGCAAGGCTCCCGGCTGCCGGCGCCCGTGGAGCTCGCCGGCTACCGCATCGTCCAGGAGTCGCTGACCAACGCGATCAAGCACGCGGAGGCCGGCGAGGTGCGTGTCGAGGTGTCCGGCGGGGCGGGCGACGCGCTGCGGGTGACGGTGACCAGCCCGTTCGGGCGGCGGCCGGGACCACGGGCGCCCGGCTCCGGTGCGGGCCTGGTGGGGATGGAGGAACGGGTCGCGCTGCTGGACGGGACGTTCGAGGCCGCTCCGGTGGAGGGCCCCGCCGGCGGGCCCGACAAGATCTGGCGCGTGCGGGCGGTGCTGCCCGTGACGGACGACAAGGAGCCATCGGCATGA
- a CDS encoding response regulator transcription factor, translating to MTAQADDSGTGARIRVLVAEDQNAVRAGLVLILRSAPDIEVAGEAADGEEAVRLARELRPDVVLMDVQMPRLDGVSATRQVVAEKLADVLVLTTFDLDEYVFGALRAGAAGFLLKNTEAGDLLEAVRTVARGEGMIAPAVTRRLIAEFAAPAPARSADAPDPAVLDTLTRREREVLSCLGEGMSNAEIAVRLSMAEATVKTHVSRLLGKLELRSRVQAAVLAQELGI from the coding sequence ATGACGGCGCAGGCGGACGACTCGGGGACCGGGGCCCGGATCCGGGTCCTGGTCGCGGAGGACCAGAACGCGGTGCGGGCGGGGCTGGTCCTGATCCTGCGCAGCGCGCCGGACATCGAGGTGGCCGGGGAGGCGGCGGACGGCGAGGAGGCGGTGCGCCTCGCGCGCGAGCTGCGCCCGGACGTGGTGCTGATGGATGTGCAGATGCCCCGGCTCGACGGGGTCTCCGCGACGCGGCAGGTGGTCGCGGAGAAGCTGGCCGATGTGCTGGTGCTGACGACGTTCGATCTCGACGAGTACGTCTTCGGGGCGTTGCGGGCCGGTGCGGCGGGCTTTCTGCTGAAGAACACCGAGGCGGGTGATCTGCTCGAGGCGGTGCGGACGGTGGCGCGCGGCGAGGGAATGATCGCGCCGGCCGTCACCCGGCGGCTGATCGCGGAGTTCGCCGCGCCCGCTCCCGCACGGTCGGCGGACGCGCCTGATCCGGCGGTGCTGGACACGTTGACGAGGCGGGAGCGGGAGGTGCTCTCGTGCCTCGGCGAGGGGATGTCGAACGCGGAGATCGCGGTGCGGCTGTCGATGGCGGAGGCCACGGTGAAGACCCACGTCAGCAGGTTGCTGGGGAAGCTGGAGCTGCGCAGCAGGGTGCAAGCGGCCGTCCTCGCGCAGGAGTTGGGCATCTGA
- a CDS encoding glycoside hydrolase family 18 chitinase, with translation MSTEAPPRPRSRFRARATAGLTALLLPLAAMVGLASPAEAATSATATYAKSSDWGTGFEGKWTVKNTGTTTINSWTVEWDFPSGTRVTSAWDATVTNSGNHWTAKNVGWNGTLAPGASVSFGFNGSGPGSPSNCKLNGASCDGGSVPGDNPPSAPGAPTASGITDTSVNLSWSAATDDKGIKNYDVLRDGAKIATVTGTTYTNTGLTAGTDYSYSVQARDSADQTGPVSGAVAVRTTGGGGGEPDPGDKVKLGYFTNWGVYGRNYHVKNLVTSGSASKITHINYAFGNVSGGKCTIGDAYADYDKAYTADQSVDGKADTWDQPLRGNFNQLRKLKAQYPHIKVLWSFGGWTWSGGFGQAVQNPAAFAQSCYDLVEDPRWADVFDGIDLDWEYPNACGLTCDTSGPAAFKNMMQAMRTKFGANNLVTAAVTADASSGGKIDAADYGGAAQYLDWYNVMTYDFFGAWAAKGPTAPHSPLTSYPGIPQAGFNSAEAIAKFKAKGVPAKKLLLGIGFYGRGWTGVTQSAPGGTATGPAAGTYEQGIEDYKVLRNSCPATGTIAGTAYAHCGTNWWSYDTPATVTSKMKWADNQGLGGAFFWEFSGDTSNGELVGAINSGLG, from the coding sequence TTGAGCACCGAAGCGCCCCCACGCCCGCGATCACGGTTCAGAGCCAGGGCCACCGCGGGACTGACCGCCCTTCTTCTCCCCCTCGCCGCGATGGTGGGACTCGCCTCGCCCGCGGAAGCGGCCACCTCGGCGACGGCCACCTACGCCAAGTCCTCCGACTGGGGCACCGGCTTCGAGGGCAAGTGGACGGTGAAGAACACCGGCACCACGACCATCAACTCCTGGACCGTCGAGTGGGACTTCCCCTCCGGTACCCGCGTCACCTCCGCCTGGGACGCCACCGTCACCAACTCCGGCAACCACTGGACCGCCAAGAACGTCGGCTGGAACGGCACGCTCGCCCCGGGCGCGTCCGTCTCCTTCGGCTTCAACGGCAGCGGCCCGGGCTCGCCGTCCAACTGCAAGCTGAACGGTGCCTCGTGCGACGGCGGCAGCGTGCCCGGTGACAATCCGCCCTCCGCCCCCGGCGCCCCCACGGCCTCCGGCATCACCGACACGTCGGTGAACCTCAGCTGGAGCGCGGCCACCGACGACAAGGGCATCAAGAACTACGACGTCCTGCGCGACGGTGCCAAGATCGCCACGGTCACCGGCACCACGTACACCAACACGGGCCTGACCGCCGGCACGGACTACTCGTACTCGGTCCAGGCGCGGGACAGCGCCGACCAGACCGGCCCCGTCAGCGGCGCCGTCGCCGTCCGCACCACCGGCGGTGGCGGCGGGGAGCCCGACCCCGGCGACAAGGTCAAGCTGGGCTACTTCACCAACTGGGGCGTCTACGGTCGCAACTACCACGTGAAGAACCTGGTGACCTCCGGCTCCGCATCGAAGATCACCCACATCAACTACGCCTTCGGCAACGTCAGCGGCGGCAAGTGCACCATCGGTGACGCCTACGCCGACTACGACAAGGCCTACACCGCCGACCAGTCCGTCGACGGCAAGGCCGACACCTGGGACCAGCCGCTGCGCGGCAACTTCAACCAGCTGCGCAAGCTGAAGGCCCAGTACCCGCACATCAAGGTCCTGTGGTCGTTCGGCGGCTGGACCTGGTCCGGCGGCTTCGGCCAGGCCGTGCAGAACCCGGCCGCCTTCGCCCAGTCCTGCTACGACCTGGTGGAGGACCCGCGCTGGGCGGACGTCTTCGACGGCATCGACCTCGACTGGGAGTACCCGAACGCCTGCGGTCTGACCTGCGACACCAGCGGCCCCGCCGCGTTCAAGAACATGATGCAGGCCATGCGCACCAAGTTCGGCGCGAACAACCTGGTCACCGCCGCGGTCACGGCAGACGCCTCGTCCGGCGGCAAGATCGACGCGGCCGACTACGGCGGCGCCGCGCAGTACCTCGACTGGTACAACGTGATGACGTACGACTTCTTCGGCGCCTGGGCGGCCAAGGGCCCCACGGCCCCGCACTCGCCGCTCACCTCGTACCCGGGCATCCCGCAGGCCGGATTCAACTCCGCCGAGGCGATCGCCAAGTTCAAGGCCAAGGGGGTGCCGGCCAAGAAACTGCTGCTCGGCATCGGCTTCTACGGACGCGGCTGGACCGGCGTGACCCAGTCCGCCCCGGGCGGCACGGCCACCGGGCCGGCGGCCGGCACGTACGAGCAGGGCATCGAGGACTACAAGGTCCTCAGGAACAGCTGCCCGGCCACCGGGACGATCGCGGGCACGGCGTACGCCCACTGCGGAACCAACTGGTGGAGCTACGACACCCCGGCGACCGTCACCTCCAAGATGAAGTGGGCCGACAACCAGGGCCTGGGCGGTGCGTTCTTCTGGGAGTTCAGCGGTGACACGAGCAACGGAGAGCTGGTCGGCGCGATCAACAGCGGCCTCGGATAG
- a CDS encoding DUF2550 domain-containing protein, which translates to MFLALLVSGSVVALVLIGLFVFGLRRRLIQRSGGTFDCSLRWNLADDHDASGKGWVYGVARYSGDRIEWFRIFSYAPRPRRVLERSAIEVLARRTPEGEEELALLSDSVVLACRHRGTRLELSMSEDALTGFLAWLEAAPPGQRVNVA; encoded by the coding sequence ATGTTCCTCGCTCTGCTTGTGAGCGGTTCTGTCGTCGCACTGGTGCTGATCGGACTGTTCGTCTTCGGGCTGCGCAGGAGGCTGATCCAGCGCTCCGGCGGTACGTTCGACTGCAGTCTGCGCTGGAACCTCGCGGATGATCACGATGCTTCCGGCAAGGGATGGGTGTACGGCGTCGCCCGGTACAGCGGCGACCGGATCGAGTGGTTCCGGATTTTCTCGTACGCGCCCCGGCCCCGCCGGGTGCTCGAGCGCTCCGCGATCGAGGTGCTGGCCCGCCGCACGCCGGAGGGCGAGGAGGAGCTGGCGCTCCTCTCCGATTCCGTAGTGCTGGCCTGCCGGCACCGCGGGACCCGATTGGAGCTGTCGATGAGCGAGGACGCGCTGACCGGCTTCCTCGCCTGGCTGGAGGCGGCCCCGCCCGGCCAGAGGGTCAACGTCGCGTAG
- a CDS encoding F0F1 ATP synthase subunit epsilon: MAAELHVELVAADRSVWSGEATLVVARTTSGDIGVMPGHQPLLGVLESGPVTIRTTEGGTVVAAVHGGFISFADNKLSLLAEIAELADEIDVQRAERALERAKSDTDDAAERRADVRLRAVAVR; this comes from the coding sequence TTGGCTGCTGAGCTGCACGTCGAGCTGGTCGCCGCCGACCGTAGTGTCTGGTCCGGCGAGGCCACCCTGGTCGTCGCGCGCACCACGTCCGGCGACATCGGCGTCATGCCCGGTCACCAGCCGCTGCTGGGTGTGCTGGAATCGGGCCCGGTGACCATTCGCACGACCGAGGGTGGGACCGTCGTCGCCGCTGTGCACGGTGGTTTCATCTCGTTCGCGGACAACAAGCTGTCGCTGCTGGCGGAGATCGCCGAGCTGGCGGACGAGATCGACGTCCAGCGTGCCGAGCGTGCGCTGGAGCGCGCCAAGTCGGACACGGACGACGCCGCCGAGCGGCGCGCCGACGTCCGTCTGCGTGCGGTGGCGGTGCGCTAG